In a single window of the Rhodamnia argentea isolate NSW1041297 chromosome 2, ASM2092103v1, whole genome shotgun sequence genome:
- the LOC115750753 gene encoding probable hexosyltransferase MUCI70, which translates to MLNDNNNVSISVSDDEPDEPGRMRVRVRRKRKKSGLRVRTELTPRLVRFLVKYWILLIIVAAAGLLLFEASRIGRKSGPGEMEKKRPSDGFYSRAVKKPSSEGNLNRLDPTTRVVGGVRERCLKLLPLEELQQLDIPVAEASSSPLKNVIYLSESSPSNREHGSFSRQQAAQARFNLFTGNQTLDQREESFQVKETVKAHCGFYSDGGGFKISEEDQTYLQSCKIAVATCAFGGGDDLYQPIGMTESSIKRVCYTAFWDEITLAAQEQEGHRVGEDGYIGKWRVVVVRNLPFIDQRLNGKIPKMLGHRLFPNAKYSIWVDSKSQFRRDPLGVLEALLWRSNSVLAISEHGARSSVYDEAKAVVKKNKATPEEVDVQLTQYRRDGLPEDKRFNGKKALAEASVIVREHTPLSNLFMCLWFNEVVRFTSRDQLSFPYVLWRLKVLKNINMFPVCTRKDLVNSMGHIRKAKPLVS; encoded by the exons ATGCTCAACGACAACAACAACGTATCCATCTCCGTCTCCGACGACGAGCCCGACGAGCCCGGCCGGATGCGAGTCCGGGTCAGGAGGAAGCGCAAGAAATCTGGCCTCCGCGTCCGGACGGAGCTCACTCCCCGGCTCGTCCGGTTCCTGGTGAAGTACTGGATCCTCTTGATCATCGTCGCGGCCGCCGGACTGCTCCTGTTCGAGGCGTCCAGGATCGGCAGGAAATCCGGGCCCGgggagatggagaagaagagacCGAGCGACGGATTCTATTCGCGAGCCGTTAAGAAGCCGAGCTCGGAAGGCAACTTGAATCGCTTGGATCCGACGACTCGAGTCGTCGGCGGTGTCAGAGAAC GTTGCTTGAAGCTCCTACCTCTTGAAGAACTTCAACAGTTGGATATTCCTGTCGCAGAAGCGTCCAGTAGCCCCTTAAAGAACGTGATATACTTGTCAGAAAGCTCTCCTTCCAATCGAGAGCATGGGTCATTCTCTCGGCAGCAAGCAGCACAGGCGAGATTTAATCTATTCACCGGAAACCAGACTCTTGATCAGAGGGAGGAAAGTTTTCAG GTGAAAGAAACCGTTAAAGCGCATTGTGGATTTTACAGTGATGGCGGAGGGTTTAAGATTTCTGAAGAGGACCAGACCTACTTGCAAAGTTGCAAGATTGCTGTGGCTACTTGTGCATTTGGTGGAGGTGATGATCTTTATCAACCTATAGGAATGACTGAGTCATCAATTAAAAGG GTTTGCTATACTGCGTTCTGGGATGAAATCACTCTTGCAGCTCAAGAACAAGAGGGGCATAGAGTTGGTGAGGATGGATACATCGGAAAATGGCGTGTGGTGGTTGTCAGGAATCTCCCATTCATCGACCAAAGATTGAATGGTAAAATTCCAAAG ATGTTGGGCCACCGTCTCTTTCCGAATGCAAAGTACTCTATATGGGTTGATTCAAAGTCCCAATTTAGGAGGGATCCTTTAGGGGTGCTAGAGGCGCTACTTTGGCGGTCAAATTCAGTTCTTGCAATTTCTGAGCACGGAGCTCGTAGTAGTGTGTATGATGAGGCTAAGGCAGTTGTTAAGAAGAATAAGGCCACTCCAGAAGAAGTCGATGTGCAGTTGACTCAATATCGCCGTGATGGCCTTCCTGAGGATAAGAGATTTAATGGGAAGAAAG CTTTAGCTGAAGCATCTGTGATTGTAAGGGAGCATACACCATTGTCTAATCTATTCATGTGCCTCTGGTTCAATGAGGTCGTGCGGTTCACATCGAGGGATCAGCTAAGCTTCCCATATGTACTTTGGCGGTTGAAGGTACTAAAAAACATCAACATGTTCCCCGTATGCACCCGCAAGGATCTTGTCAACAGCATGGGCCATATACGCAAGGCCAAGCCCTTGGTCAGTTGA